One window of Xanthomonas sp. 10-10 genomic DNA carries:
- a CDS encoding gallate dioxygenase, with amino-acid sequence MASIIGGIGTSHVPTIGVAYDKGKQQDPVWKPLFDGYTPVAEWLAEQRADVLVFFYNDHCTTFFFDLYPTFALGVGERFPVADEGAGLRNLPAIRGDVQLQAHIAECLVNDEFDLTVFQDKPIDHGCAAPLPLLWPHVPDWPGTVVPIAINVLQYPLPTARRCYRLGQAVRRAIESYPEDLRVVVVGTGGLSHQIHGERTGFNNTDWDMEFLDRFQHAPETLTDLTHTDYVRLGGAESVEQIMWLAMRGALDGPIRKLHQNYYLMTTTAMTVVLYEPGEERADAPRSAELLARTANAA; translated from the coding sequence ATGGCTAGCATCATCGGCGGCATCGGAACCTCGCACGTTCCCACCATCGGGGTGGCCTACGACAAGGGCAAGCAACAGGATCCGGTATGGAAGCCGTTGTTCGACGGCTACACGCCGGTGGCCGAGTGGCTGGCCGAACAACGGGCCGACGTGCTGGTGTTTTTCTATAACGACCACTGCACGACCTTCTTCTTCGATCTGTATCCGACCTTTGCGCTGGGCGTGGGCGAGCGCTTTCCGGTCGCAGACGAAGGCGCAGGGCTGCGGAATCTGCCTGCGATCCGCGGCGACGTGCAGCTGCAGGCGCATATCGCCGAGTGCCTGGTCAACGACGAATTCGACCTGACCGTGTTCCAGGACAAGCCGATCGACCACGGCTGTGCGGCGCCGCTGCCGCTGCTGTGGCCGCATGTACCGGACTGGCCGGGCACGGTGGTGCCGATTGCGATCAACGTCCTGCAGTACCCGCTGCCGACCGCACGCCGCTGCTACCGGCTGGGCCAGGCGGTGCGTCGTGCGATCGAGTCGTATCCGGAAGACCTCAGGGTGGTGGTGGTCGGCACCGGCGGGCTGTCGCACCAGATCCATGGCGAGCGCACCGGCTTCAACAACACCGATTGGGACATGGAGTTTCTGGACCGCTTCCAGCACGCGCCGGAAACGCTGACCGATCTGACCCACACCGACTACGTGCGCCTGGGCGGTGCCGAGAGCGTGGAGCAGATCATGTGGCTGGCCATGCGCGGGGCACTGGATGGGCCGATCCGCAAGCTGCATCAGAACTACTACCTGATGACGACCACCGCGATGACCGTGGTGTTGTACGAGCCGGGCGAAGAACGCGCCGACGCGCCGCGCTCGGCAGAGCTGCTGGCGCGCACCGCCAACGCGGCATGA
- a CDS encoding alpha/beta fold hydrolase, with the protein MTSVAHTSRPTLLLLCGLLCDAAIWQPQRDALADLADVQVLDFPGFDSIVQMAAHVLAGAPPQFALAGHSMGGRVALEIMRQAPERVTQLALLDTGIAPRRDEEREERQALVDLARTQGMHALALAWLPPMLHPARIADSALMQGLSAMVQRQSAQSFAGQVNALLERPDAAPVLAQIRCPTLLGVGRQDAWSPLARHQDMARQIPQARLSVFEDCGHMAPVEAPAAVTAALRDWLQAA; encoded by the coding sequence ATGACTTCCGTTGCGCATACGTCCAGACCCACCTTGCTGCTGCTCTGCGGCCTGCTTTGCGACGCTGCCATCTGGCAACCGCAGCGCGACGCGCTGGCGGATCTGGCCGATGTGCAGGTGCTGGACTTCCCCGGATTCGACAGCATCGTGCAGATGGCCGCCCACGTGTTGGCTGGCGCACCGCCGCAGTTCGCGTTGGCCGGGCATTCGATGGGCGGGCGGGTTGCGCTGGAAATCATGCGTCAGGCGCCAGAACGGGTGACGCAGCTGGCGCTGCTCGATACCGGCATCGCGCCGCGTCGCGATGAAGAACGCGAAGAGCGTCAGGCGCTGGTGGATCTGGCGCGAACGCAGGGCATGCATGCGCTGGCGCTGGCCTGGCTGCCGCCCATGCTGCACCCCGCACGCATTGCCGATTCCGCTTTGATGCAAGGCCTCAGCGCGATGGTGCAGCGGCAAAGCGCGCAAAGCTTTGCGGGCCAGGTCAACGCGTTGCTGGAGCGTCCGGATGCCGCGCCGGTGCTTGCGCAGATTCGCTGCCCCACCTTGCTGGGTGTCGGGCGCCAGGATGCCTGGAGCCCGCTGGCCCGGCATCAGGACATGGCACGGCAGATTCCCCAGGCACGCCTGAGCGTGTTCGAAGACTGCGGGCACATGGCGCCGGTGGAAGCGCCTGCTGCGGTGACGGCGGCGTTGCGCGATTGGTTGCAGGCCGCGTGA
- a CDS encoding nuclear transport factor 2 family protein translates to MHDDVSIIIACEQLIRRFALYNDRHDHEQLAALFTDDGVFARPSVPDAPVHGRAAILQAFRERPPRTTCHLMLNTLVDIQSPTLAHAHSNVLLYTAGDTSMSPPWSAQSPALLGSFDDVLVFEQERWLFKQRLGTLLLRIGS, encoded by the coding sequence ATGCACGACGATGTCTCGATCATCATTGCCTGCGAGCAATTGATCCGCCGGTTCGCGCTGTACAACGATCGTCACGACCATGAGCAACTCGCGGCATTGTTCACCGACGATGGCGTGTTCGCGCGCCCCAGCGTGCCCGATGCTCCGGTGCATGGCCGCGCGGCGATTCTGCAGGCCTTTCGCGAGCGCCCGCCGCGCACCACCTGTCATCTGATGCTCAACACCCTGGTCGACATTCAATCGCCCACATTGGCGCATGCGCACAGCAACGTGCTGCTCTACACCGCCGGCGATACGTCGATGTCGCCGCCATGGAGCGCGCAATCGCCCGCGTTGCTGGGCAGTTTCGACGATGTGCTGGTCTTCGAGCAGGAGCGTTGGTTGTTCAAGCAACGCCTTGGAACCTTGTTGCTGCGCATCGGCAGCTGA
- a CDS encoding AMP-binding protein, with amino-acid sequence MTMPTDSISFHARLTPQRLVARDLLLDQEWTYAELDTLIGQLAASLQTRGCVDGERLAVLARNSVWQVALHFACARVGAIYVPLNWRLSSTELDTLLQRAQPHLLLGDDVAAGRAHVEALASFIDNAKVLAPAETSYIPPERVSLILFTSGTSGQPKGVMLNEQNLQQVAHNFGVTTRVDANSSFLCEAPMFHIIGLATNVRPALAVGGSIQVSSGFEPKRTLSWLGNPALGISHYVGVPQMMQAFRSQPGFDPATLRHLTALVSGGAPHAADDLLGWLDDGIPMVCGFGMSEAGTVFGMSVDCDVIRRKLGAAGISSPNVQTRVVDGDGNDCPAGVPGELLLRGPNLSPGYWRDPQATAQMRDAQGWFRTGDIVRRDDEGFFWVVDRKKDMFISGGENVYPAEIEAVLADHPDIRECAVVGMADPQWGEVGYLAIVPAAEATDLEQIRSYLIERLAKYKVPKHLRLVEALPRTATGKLQKARLKDALAKEA; translated from the coding sequence ATGACCATGCCGACCGACTCGATTTCCTTCCATGCCCGCCTCACACCGCAACGGCTTGTCGCGCGCGACCTGTTGCTGGATCAGGAATGGACATATGCCGAACTGGACACCTTGATCGGCCAGCTCGCCGCATCGCTGCAGACGCGCGGCTGCGTCGACGGCGAACGGCTGGCGGTGCTGGCCCGCAATTCGGTGTGGCAGGTCGCGCTGCATTTTGCCTGTGCGCGGGTCGGCGCGATCTATGTGCCGCTCAACTGGCGACTGAGCTCCACCGAGCTGGACACCTTGCTGCAACGCGCGCAGCCGCATCTGTTGCTGGGCGATGACGTCGCGGCCGGGCGCGCGCATGTGGAAGCCCTGGCCAGCTTCATCGACAATGCCAAGGTGCTGGCACCGGCCGAAACGTCGTACATCCCGCCCGAGCGCGTGAGCCTGATCCTGTTTACCTCGGGCACGTCCGGCCAGCCCAAGGGCGTGATGTTGAACGAGCAGAATCTGCAGCAGGTGGCGCATAACTTCGGCGTCACCACACGTGTGGATGCCAACAGCAGTTTTCTGTGCGAGGCGCCGATGTTCCATATCATCGGCCTGGCCACCAATGTGCGGCCGGCATTGGCGGTGGGCGGGTCGATCCAGGTGTCGAGCGGCTTCGAGCCGAAGCGGACATTGAGCTGGCTCGGCAACCCGGCGCTGGGCATTAGCCACTATGTCGGCGTGCCGCAGATGATGCAGGCGTTTCGCAGCCAGCCCGGTTTCGATCCAGCAACGCTGCGTCACCTCACCGCGCTGGTCAGCGGTGGCGCGCCGCACGCCGCAGACGATCTGCTGGGCTGGCTGGACGATGGCATCCCCATGGTCTGCGGCTTCGGCATGAGCGAAGCCGGCACTGTATTCGGCATGTCGGTGGATTGCGATGTGATTCGCCGCAAGCTCGGCGCAGCAGGCATTTCGTCGCCCAACGTGCAGACCCGGGTGGTGGACGGGGATGGCAACGACTGTCCGGCGGGCGTGCCTGGCGAGTTGTTGTTGCGGGGCCCCAACCTCAGTCCCGGCTACTGGCGCGATCCACAGGCAACCGCACAGATGCGCGATGCACAAGGCTGGTTTCGCACCGGCGATATCGTCAGGCGCGATGACGAGGGCTTCTTCTGGGTGGTGGACCGCAAGAAGGACATGTTCATTTCCGGCGGCGAAAACGTGTATCCGGCCGAGATCGAAGCCGTGCTGGCCGATCACCCCGACATCCGCGAGTGCGCCGTGGTCGGCATGGCCGACCCGCAATGGGGCGAGGTGGGGTATCTGGCGATCGTGCCCGCTGCCGAAGCGACGGATCTCGAGCAGATCCGCAGCTATCTGATCGAGCGCCTGGCCAAGTACAAGGTCCCCAAACACCTGCGTCTGGTGGAGGCGTTGCCACGTACGGCGACCGGCAAGCTGCAGAAGGCGCGGTTGAAGGATGCCTTGGCCAAGGAAGCCTGA
- a CDS encoding LysR substrate-binding domain-containing protein, whose protein sequence is MTMSSVFFEHRIKVRHLRVIEALDRQKSLLRASRVLNVTQPALTRALQEIEEIVGAPLFERHSRGVRPNAMGEVLVQTAHVVLGQLRRAQDTFEGLLQDDALTITVGALPVAASGLLPAVLAALYRTEPTLRVRLLHGRTDELLPKLAGNEVDLVVGRLYPLARYDALVRKVLYQDPIALVARSDHPLFANGPVRIAEAAAYRQVLPTLSQHVERDVAQVMREHGLATRDQLRSSSASFTREILLGTDSIAVMPSMMVAGDIARGELRAFQLQQPSQARAGGVIYRDSSAILKPGVRLLMRELEHQLALMAQQGAVWVDEHIGEDDMLLDASA, encoded by the coding sequence ATGACCATGTCCTCCGTGTTCTTCGAACACCGCATCAAGGTCCGGCATCTACGTGTCATCGAGGCGCTGGACCGGCAAAAAAGCCTGCTCCGCGCCTCACGCGTATTGAATGTGACCCAGCCTGCACTCACGCGTGCCTTGCAGGAGATCGAAGAGATCGTCGGCGCGCCCTTGTTCGAGCGCCATTCGCGTGGCGTGCGTCCCAATGCGATGGGCGAGGTGCTGGTCCAGACCGCGCACGTCGTGCTCGGCCAGCTGCGGCGCGCGCAGGACACCTTCGAAGGCTTGTTGCAGGACGATGCGCTCACCATCACCGTCGGTGCCCTGCCGGTGGCCGCGAGCGGCCTGCTACCGGCAGTGCTGGCAGCCTTGTACCGCACCGAGCCGACGCTACGGGTGCGCCTTCTGCATGGACGCACCGACGAATTGCTGCCAAAGCTTGCCGGAAACGAGGTGGATCTGGTCGTCGGCCGCCTGTATCCGCTGGCGCGCTACGACGCGTTGGTGCGCAAGGTGCTGTACCAGGATCCGATTGCGCTGGTGGCGCGGAGCGACCATCCGTTGTTTGCCAATGGCCCGGTGCGAATCGCCGAAGCGGCTGCCTACAGACAGGTGTTGCCAACCCTGAGTCAGCACGTGGAGCGCGACGTGGCGCAGGTCATGCGCGAGCACGGATTGGCCACGCGCGATCAACTGCGGTCCAGTTCTGCCAGTTTCACCCGCGAGATCCTGCTCGGTACCGACAGTATTGCGGTGATGCCAAGCATGATGGTCGCCGGCGATATCGCACGCGGCGAACTGCGGGCCTTCCAGCTACAGCAGCCCTCGCAGGCGCGCGCAGGTGGCGTGATCTATCGCGACAGCAGCGCCATCCTCAAACCCGGCGTACGGTTGTTGATGCGCGAGCTGGAACATCAACTGGCGCTGATGGCGCAGCAAGGTGCGGTATGGGTGGACGAGCACATCGGCGAGGACGACATGCTGCTGGATGCCTCTGCATAA
- a CDS encoding protocatechuate 3,4-dioxygenase (extradiol catechol dioxygenase that catalyzes the oxidative cleavage of substituted catechols; part of the bacterial aromatic compound degradation pathway), whose product MNPQVKDMDKIDGTYLFDLRTSNRALRLNRFFWHMIRAPWRDRFLQEAEVLMQEAELTEHEKALVRARDWLGLVQYGANFFVIEKFARVVRMTNLQVYAIMRGESFEDFMQTRRVPEAR is encoded by the coding sequence ATGAATCCGCAAGTAAAAGACATGGATAAGATCGACGGCACCTATCTGTTCGATCTGCGCACCAGCAACCGCGCACTACGCCTCAATCGCTTCTTCTGGCATATGATCCGCGCCCCATGGCGCGATCGCTTTTTGCAGGAGGCGGAAGTGTTGATGCAGGAAGCCGAGCTCACCGAGCACGAGAAAGCGCTGGTGCGCGCGCGCGACTGGCTTGGACTGGTGCAGTACGGCGCCAATTTTTTTGTGATCGAAAAGTTCGCCCGCGTGGTGCGCATGACCAATCTGCAGGTTTACGCGATCATGCGCGGCGAGTCGTTCGAAGACTTCATGCAGACCAGGCGTGTGCCCGAGGCACGCTGA
- a CDS encoding aldehyde dehydrogenase, whose amino-acid sequence MEALSATLRGIAARGPLGLFIDGQWRASNGDRHVDVIAPHTEERLLRYTEPSHADTEAAVAAARAAFDTGPWPQLSPPERGVILKRVADQLRARMPELAEAWTGQVGATIGFSRRASQQAPGLFDYYGDLIATHPFVEPRARANGGRVHVVQEPVGVVAAITPWNAPLVLLCYKVAAALAAGCTVVAKPSPETPIDAYILAECISAAGVPDGVFNLLPAGREVGEQLIRHPLVDKVSFTGSTQAGRLIGVACAERLARVGLELGGKSAAIVLDDADLAKVLPSLVPYSMPITGQVCFSLTRVLVPAQRRDEILQAYCAALGALKLGDPFAADTGMGPLALGRQLERVQSYIAQGSAEGAQLVMGGNRPAHLPRGFFIEPTVFANVTPDMTIAREEIFGPVVSFIDYHDEADLIAKANASDYGLHGTVYGEDVDRAYRIARRVRSGSHSINGMWVDIEMPFGGFKHSGMGREGGIEGLHAFLETKTVYLS is encoded by the coding sequence ATGGAAGCCTTATCCGCAACGCTGCGCGGGATCGCCGCGCGTGGACCGCTGGGCCTGTTCATCGACGGCCAGTGGCGCGCAAGCAACGGCGATCGCCATGTCGATGTGATCGCCCCGCATACCGAAGAACGCCTGCTGCGCTACACCGAACCATCGCACGCAGATACCGAGGCCGCCGTGGCCGCGGCGCGTGCCGCCTTCGACACCGGCCCCTGGCCGCAACTGTCGCCGCCCGAGCGCGGGGTGATCCTCAAGCGCGTTGCCGACCAGCTGCGCGCACGCATGCCGGAGCTGGCCGAAGCCTGGACCGGCCAGGTCGGCGCCACCATCGGTTTCAGCCGGCGCGCCTCGCAGCAGGCGCCCGGCCTGTTCGACTACTACGGCGATCTGATCGCCACCCATCCGTTCGTCGAACCGCGCGCCCGCGCCAATGGCGGACGCGTGCATGTGGTGCAGGAACCGGTTGGCGTGGTTGCGGCGATCACGCCCTGGAATGCGCCACTGGTCTTGCTTTGTTACAAGGTCGCCGCCGCGCTGGCCGCCGGCTGCACGGTGGTGGCCAAACCCTCTCCGGAGACCCCGATCGATGCGTACATCCTGGCCGAATGCATCAGCGCCGCGGGCGTGCCCGACGGCGTGTTCAACCTGTTGCCGGCAGGCCGCGAGGTCGGCGAGCAGCTGATCCGGCACCCGCTTGTCGACAAGGTCAGCTTCACCGGCTCCACCCAGGCCGGGCGCCTGATCGGCGTGGCCTGTGCCGAACGCCTGGCGCGGGTCGGCCTGGAGCTGGGCGGCAAATCGGCCGCCATCGTGCTCGACGATGCAGACCTGGCCAAAGTGCTCCCCAGCCTGGTGCCCTACTCCATGCCGATCACCGGCCAGGTGTGCTTTTCGCTGACCCGTGTACTGGTACCGGCGCAACGGCGCGACGAAATCCTGCAGGCGTATTGCGCAGCACTTGGCGCACTCAAACTCGGCGACCCATTCGCCGCCGACACCGGCATGGGGCCGTTGGCGCTCGGCCGGCAGCTGGAACGCGTGCAGTCCTATATCGCCCAGGGCAGTGCCGAAGGCGCGCAGCTGGTGATGGGCGGCAACCGCCCGGCGCATTTGCCGCGTGGCTTCTTTATCGAGCCGACGGTGTTCGCCAACGTCACACCGGACATGACCATCGCACGCGAAGAAATCTTCGGCCCGGTGGTGAGCTTCATCGACTATCACGACGAGGCCGATCTGATCGCCAAGGCCAATGCCAGCGACTATGGCTTGCACGGCACCGTCTATGGCGAGGATGTCGATCGCGCGTATCGCATTGCGCGGCGCGTGCGCAGCGGCAGCCATTCGATCAACGGTATGTGGGTGGATATCGAAATGCCGTTCGGCGGCTTCAAGCACTCGGGCATGGGCCGCGAAGGCGGCATCGAAGGCCTGCATGCGTTTCTCGAAACCAAAACCGTCTATCTCAGTTGA
- a CDS encoding GntR family transcriptional regulator, giving the protein MEPMANNHRLQAVQQLRELILCGTFAPGERITEAALAERLAISRTPIRQALPALCQEGLLVQVGNRGYAVRRFSQQESLDALAVRALMEGMAARTVAEQGASASLLSTLHDCLCEGDRLFAKRSLDAGDEQTYGAINARFHRAIVVAANKPILTETVDRCTLVPFVSPVNVVFGQRSATLAYDDLYYGHRQHGAIVAAIEQRDGARAELLFREHANTQRHSMGL; this is encoded by the coding sequence ATGGAGCCAATGGCGAACAACCACCGATTGCAAGCGGTCCAGCAACTACGCGAATTGATCCTGTGTGGCACCTTTGCCCCGGGCGAGCGCATCACCGAGGCGGCCCTGGCCGAGCGTCTGGCCATTTCGCGCACACCCATCCGCCAGGCGTTGCCGGCGTTATGCCAGGAGGGCCTTCTGGTGCAGGTCGGCAACCGTGGCTACGCGGTCCGGCGTTTCAGCCAGCAGGAAAGCCTGGATGCCCTGGCAGTGCGAGCGCTGATGGAGGGAATGGCGGCGCGCACGGTGGCCGAACAGGGCGCGTCGGCGAGCTTGCTTTCCACCCTGCACGATTGTCTGTGCGAGGGCGACCGGCTGTTTGCCAAGCGTAGCCTCGATGCAGGCGATGAGCAGACCTACGGCGCGATCAATGCGCGCTTCCATCGCGCCATCGTGGTGGCGGCCAACAAACCGATCCTCACCGAAACGGTGGACCGCTGCACGCTGGTACCCTTCGTCAGCCCGGTCAACGTGGTGTTCGGTCAGCGCTCGGCCACCCTGGCCTATGACGATCTGTATTACGGGCACCGCCAGCATGGCGCGATTGTCGCCGCCATCGAACAACGCGATGGCGCACGTGCGGAACTGCTGTTCCGCGAACATGCCAATACACAGCGACACAGCATGGGACTGTGA
- a CDS encoding transporter, with protein sequence MERVRIPARRRSVLSRALSRRPCSLVAGALFAVALPNAALAQAVPETAAPPQGINLGGTSFMDGFGSMTPGWTVIEYLRHYNLNAIKNASGDDSPAFRDPQVDVSVLLTQLIYVTPYTWKSGSLSFNAIVPLVNYNTAFAADSPVRLSSNGFGMGDISFGPALQMPPVMRDGRVFFFQRFAIDAFAPVGKFDRDTAINQSTGFWSVAPHWAFTVQPSDDWEISARINYLYNFRTSRAGGVPPIPGFRFRNGQAGDAVWVNLATSLKLNEQWRVGLNGYYLQQLKDNRTNDQRVPDSKRMQVYLGPGLSWRMDQKNVFNFNVYMPLKVENSVAGNSFNLMFVHSL encoded by the coding sequence GTGGAACGCGTTCGCATCCCCGCCCGTCGTCGCTCTGTCCTGTCTCGCGCACTGTCACGCCGGCCGTGTTCATTGGTTGCGGGGGCGTTATTCGCCGTCGCATTGCCGAATGCGGCACTGGCGCAAGCAGTGCCAGAGACAGCCGCGCCTCCACAAGGCATCAATCTTGGCGGTACCAGTTTCATGGACGGCTTCGGTTCGATGACGCCCGGCTGGACCGTCATCGAGTATTTGCGTCACTACAACCTGAATGCCATCAAGAACGCGAGCGGCGACGACTCGCCGGCCTTTCGCGATCCGCAGGTCGACGTCAGCGTGCTGCTCACACAGCTCATCTACGTGACGCCCTACACCTGGAAAAGCGGCTCGCTGAGCTTCAATGCCATCGTGCCGTTGGTCAATTACAACACCGCATTCGCCGCTGACAGCCCGGTGCGATTGAGCAGCAACGGCTTCGGCATGGGCGACATTTCGTTCGGGCCGGCACTGCAGATGCCGCCGGTGATGCGCGATGGGCGGGTGTTCTTCTTTCAGCGTTTCGCGATCGACGCGTTTGCGCCGGTGGGCAAGTTCGACCGCGACACCGCGATTAACCAGAGCACCGGGTTCTGGTCGGTGGCGCCGCATTGGGCATTCACCGTGCAACCCAGCGACGACTGGGAAATCAGCGCACGCATCAATTACCTATACAACTTTCGCACCAGTCGCGCCGGCGGGGTGCCGCCGATTCCAGGATTCCGTTTTCGCAATGGCCAGGCCGGCGATGCGGTGTGGGTCAATCTGGCTACCTCGCTCAAACTCAACGAGCAATGGCGCGTGGGTCTGAACGGTTACTACCTGCAGCAGTTGAAAGACAACCGTACCAATGACCAGCGCGTGCCGGACAGCAAGCGCATGCAGGTCTATCTGGGCCCGGGCCTGTCCTGGCGCATGGACCAAAAGAACGTGTTCAATTTCAACGTATACATGCCGCTGAAGGTGGAGAACTCGGTGGCCGGCAACAGCTTCAATCTGATGTTCGTGCACTCGCTATAG
- a CDS encoding UbiH/UbiF family hydroxylase, whose translation MSRRSTRDAVIVGGGVVGAACALALADAGLSVALVEGREPARWHADQPDLRVYAFAADNAALLDSLGVWASVRTGRVQPYRRMRVWDAGGGGELRFDADTLGREQLGWIVEHALLVDRLWAAVHSAGIEVHCPARVAELEQDANGVRLRLDDGSRLEAAIAVAADGAASTLRDLTGLPVSRHAYAQRGVVAFVETEQPHQATAWQRFLTTGPLAFLPFADGRSSIVWTLPDSDAERVLELDDAAFSHQLTQAFAARLGQVRVVSARTAFPLQRQLVEQYVSGRVLALGDAAHVVHPLAGQGVNLGLRDVAALRAQVRAALAKRADWAAPHRLQRWARTRRSENTVAAYGFDAINSVFSNDEMHLTLLRGSVLGLAGKLPPLVDALWKRASGGA comes from the coding sequence ATGAGCCGCCGCAGTACGCGCGATGCGGTGATCGTCGGCGGTGGTGTGGTCGGCGCCGCCTGCGCGCTGGCGCTGGCAGACGCCGGCTTGAGCGTTGCGCTGGTGGAAGGGCGCGAGCCCGCGCGCTGGCATGCCGATCAGCCCGATCTGCGTGTGTATGCCTTCGCCGCCGACAACGCCGCGCTGCTCGACAGTCTTGGCGTGTGGGCCAGCGTGCGCACCGGGCGCGTGCAGCCATATCGGCGCATGCGGGTCTGGGATGCCGGCGGTGGCGGCGAGCTGCGTTTCGACGCCGACACGTTGGGCCGCGAACAACTTGGCTGGATCGTCGAGCATGCGCTGCTGGTCGATCGCCTCTGGGCGGCCGTGCACAGTGCGGGGATCGAAGTGCATTGTCCGGCGCGCGTGGCCGAACTGGAGCAGGACGCCAACGGCGTGCGCCTGCGCCTGGACGACGGCAGTCGGCTGGAAGCTGCGATTGCCGTCGCGGCCGATGGCGCAGCGTCCACCTTGCGCGACCTGACCGGCCTGCCGGTGTCGCGGCATGCCTACGCACAACGTGGCGTGGTTGCCTTTGTGGAGACCGAACAGCCGCACCAGGCTACTGCCTGGCAGCGCTTTCTGACCACCGGGCCGCTGGCGTTCCTGCCGTTTGCCGATGGCCGCAGTTCGATTGTCTGGACGTTGCCCGATAGCGATGCCGAGCGCGTACTGGAACTGGACGATGCGGCGTTTTCGCACCAGCTGACCCAGGCGTTTGCCGCGCGCCTGGGACAGGTGCGTGTGGTGTCCGCACGCACTGCATTTCCGCTGCAACGGCAATTGGTGGAGCAATACGTCAGCGGCCGCGTGCTGGCCCTTGGCGACGCCGCGCATGTGGTGCATCCGCTGGCGGGGCAGGGCGTCAACCTGGGCCTGCGCGATGTCGCTGCGCTGCGCGCGCAAGTGCGCGCAGCGCTTGCCAAACGTGCGGACTGGGCCGCGCCGCATCGGCTGCAGCGCTGGGCGCGCACCCGCCGCAGCGAAAATACGGTGGCCGCCTACGGTTTCGATGCGATCAACAGCGTGTTTTCCAACGACGAAATGCACCTGACCCTGCTGCGCGGATCGGTGCTCGGCCTGGCCGGCAAACTGCCGCCATTGGTCGATGCGTTGTGGAAACGCGCATCCGGCGGCGCGTGA